One part of the Arabidopsis thaliana chromosome 1 sequence genome encodes these proteins:
- the MUM4 gene encoding NAD-dependent epimerase/dehydratase family protein (MUCILAGE-MODIFIED 4 (MUM4); FUNCTIONS IN: UDP-4-keto-rhamnose-4-keto-reductase activity, UDP-4-keto-6-deoxy-glucose-3,5-epimerase activity, catalytic activity, UDP-glucose 4,6-dehydratase activity, UDP-L-rhamnose synthase activity; INVOLVED IN: seed coat development, UDP-rhamnose biosynthetic process, mucilage biosynthetic process, metabolic process; LOCATED IN: soluble fraction; EXPRESSED IN: 28 plant structures; EXPRESSED DURING: 17 growth stages; CONTAINS InterPro DOMAIN/s: NAD-dependent epimerase/dehydratase (InterPro:IPR001509), NAD(P)-binding domain (InterPro:IPR016040), dTDP-4-dehydrorhamnose reductase (InterPro:IPR005913); BEST Arabidopsis thaliana protein match is: rhamnose biosynthesis 3 (TAIR:AT3G14790.1); Has 53909 Blast hits to 53717 proteins in 3029 species: Archae - 941; Bacteria - 31079; Metazoa - 1146; Fungi - 539; Plants - 1500; Viruses - 107; Other Eukaryotes - 18597 (source: NCBI BLink).) — protein sequence MDDTTYKPKNILITGAAGFIASHVANRLIRNYPDYKIVVLDKLDYCSDLKNLDPSFSSPNFKFVKGDIASDDLVNYLLITENIDTIMHFAAQTHVDNSFGNSFEFTKNNIYGTHVLLEACKVTGQIRRFIHVSTDEVYGETDEDAAVGNHEASQLLPTNPYSATKAGAEMLVMAYGRSYGLPVITTRGNNVYGPNQFPEKMIPKFILLAMSGKPLPIHGDGSNVRSYLYCEDVAEAFEVVLHKGEIGHVYNVGTKRERRVIDVARDICKLFGKDPESSIQFVENRPFNDQRYFLDDQKLKKLGWQERTNWEDGLKKTMDWYTQNPEWWGDVSGALLPHPRMLMMPGGRLSDGSSEKKDVSSNTVQTFTVVTPKNGDSGDKASLKFLIYGKTGWLGGLLGKLCEKQGITYEYGKGRLEDRASLVADIRSIKPTHVFNAAGLTGRPNVDWCESHKPETIRVNVAGTLTLADVCRENDLLMMNFATGCIFEYDATHPEGSGIGFKEEDKPNFFGSFYSKTKAMVEELLREFDNVCTLRVRMPISSDLNNPRNFITKISRYNKVVDIPNSMTVLDELLPISIEMAKRNLRGIWNFTNPGVVSHNEILEMYKNYIEPGFKWSNFTVEEQAKVIVAARSNNEMDGSKLSKEFPEMLSIKESLLKYVFEPNKRT from the exons ATGGATGATACTACGTATAAGCCAAAGAACATTCTCATTACTGGAGCTGCTGGATTTATTGCTTCTCATGTTGCCAACAGATTAATCCGTAACTATCCTGATTACAAGATCGTTGTTCTTGACAAGCTTGATTACTGTTCAGATCTGAAGAATCTtgatccttctttttcttcaccaaATTTCAAGTTTGTCAAAGGAGATATCGCGAGTGATGATCTCGTTAACTACCTTCTCATCACTGAAAACATTGATACGATAATGCATTTTGCTGCTCAAACTCATGTTGATAACTCTTTTGGTAATAGCTTTGAGTTTAccaagaacaatatttatgGTACTCATGTTCTTTTGGAAGCCTGTAAAGTTACAGGACAGATCAGGAGGTTTATCCATGTGAGTACCGATGAAGTCTATGGAGAAACCGATGAGGATGCTGCTGTAGGAAACCATGAAGCTTCTCAGCTGTTACCGACGAATCCTTACTCTGCAACTAAGGCTGGTGCTGAGATGCTTGTGATGGCTTATGGTAGATCATATGGATTGCCTGTTATTACGACTCGCGGGAACAATGTTTATGGGCCTAACCAGTTTCCTGAAAAAATGATTCCTAAGTTCATCTTGTTGGCTATGAGTGGGAAGCCGCTTCCCATCCATGGAGATGGATCTAATGTCCGGAGTTACTTGTACTGCGAAGACGTTGCTGAGGCTTTTGAGGTTGTTCTTCACAAAGGAGAAATCGGTCATGTCTACAATGTCGgcacaaaaagagaaaggagagtGATCGATGTGGCTAGAGACATCTGCAAACTTTTCGGGAAAGACCCTGAGTCAAGCATTCAGTTTGTGGAGAACCGGCCCTTTAATGATCAAAGGTACTTCCTTGATGATCAGAAGCTGAAGAAATTGGGGTGGCAAGAGCGAACAAATTGGGAAGATGgattgaagaagacaatggaCTGGTACACTCAGAATCCTGAGTGGTGGGGTGATGTTTCTGGAGCTTTGCTTCCTCATCCGAGAATGCTTATGATGCCCGGTGGAAGACTTTCTGATGGATCTAGTGAGAAGAAAGACGTTTCAAGCAACACGGTCCAGACATTTACGGTTGTAACACCTAAGAATGGTGATTCTGGTGACAAAGCTTCGTTGAAGTTTTTGATCTATGGTAAGACTGGTTGGCTTGGTGGTCTTCTAGGGAAACTATGTGAGAAGCAAGGGATTACATATGAGTATGGGAAAGGACGTCTGGAGGATAGAGCTTCTCTTGTGGCGGATATTCGTAGCATCAAACCTACTCATGTGTTTAATGCTGCTGGTTTAACTGGCAGACCCAACGTTGACTGGTGTGAATCTCACAAACCAGAGACCATTCGTGTAAATGTCGCAGGTACTTTGACTCTAGCTGATGTTTGCAGAGAGAATGATCTCTTGATGATGAACTTCGCCACCGGTTGCATCTTTGAGTATGACGCTACACATCCTGAGGGTTCGGGTATAGGTttcaaggaagaagacaagCCAAATTTCTTTGGTTCTTTCTACTCGAAAACCAAAGCCATG GTTGAGGAGCTCTTGAGAGAATTTGACAATGTATGTACCTTGAGAGTCCGGATGCCAATCTCCTCAGACCTAAACAACCCGAGAAACTTCATCACGAAGATCTCGCGCTACAACAAAGTGGTGGACATCCCGAACAGCATGACCGTACTAGACGAGCTTCTCCCAATCTCTATCGAGATGGCGAAGAGAAACCTAAGAGGCATATGGAATTTCACCAACCCAGGGGTGGTGAGCCACAACGAGATATTGGAGATGTACAAGAATTACATCGAGCCAGGTTTTAAATGGTCCAACTTCACAGTGGAAGAACAAGCAAAGGTCATTGTTGCTGCTCGAAGCAACAACGAAATGGATGGATCTAAACTAAGCAAGGAGTTCCCAGAGATGCTCTCCATCAAAGAGTCACTGCTCAAATACGTCTTTGAACCAAACAAGAGAACCTAA
- the MPK18 gene encoding mitogen-activated protein kinase 18 (mitogen-activated protein kinase 18 (MPK18); CONTAINS InterPro DOMAIN/s: MAP kinase, conserved site (InterPro:IPR003527), Protein kinase, ATP binding site (InterPro:IPR017441), Protein kinase, catalytic domain (InterPro:IPR000719), Serine/threonine-protein kinase domain (InterPro:IPR002290), Tyrosine-protein kinase, catalytic domain (InterPro:IPR020635), Serine/threonine-protein kinase-like domain (InterPro:IPR017442), Protein kinase-like domain (InterPro:IPR011009); BEST Arabidopsis thaliana protein match is: MAP kinase 19 (TAIR:AT3G14720.1); Has 121070 Blast hits to 119835 proteins in 4221 species: Archae - 114; Bacteria - 13840; Metazoa - 44615; Fungi - 12415; Plants - 29396; Viruses - 569; Other Eukaryotes - 20121 (source: NCBI BLink).), with amino-acid sequence MQQNQVKKGTKEMEFFTEYGDANRYRILEVIGKGSYGVVCAAIDTHTGEKVAIKKINDVFEHISDALRILREVKLLRLLRHPDIVEIKSIMLPPSKREFKDIYVVFELMESDLHQVIKANDDLTREHHQFFLYQMLRALKFMHTANVYHRDLKPKNILANANCKLKVCDFGLARVAFNDTPTTVFWTDYVATRWYRAPELCGSFFSKYTPAIDVWSIGCIFAEVLTGKPLFPGKSVVHQLELITDLLGTPKSETISGVRNDKARKYLTEMRKKNPVTFSQKFSKADPLALRLLQRLLAFDPKDRPTPAEALADPYFKGLSKIEREPSSQQISKMEFEFERRRLTKDDIRELIYREILEYHPQLLKDYMSGSEGSNFVYPSAIGHLRQQFTYLEENSSRNGPVIPLERKHASLPRSTVHSTVVHSTSQPNLGATDSRRVSFEPSKNGASSAGHPSTSAYPTKSIGPPPRVPPSGRPGRVVESSVSYENGRNLKEAYFRSAVSSPHCYFRPNTMTNPENRNIEASSFPPKPQNPVHQFSPTEPPAATTNQADVETMNHPNPYFQPQLPKTDQLNNNTHMAIDAKLLQAQSQFGPAGAAAVAVAAHRNIGTISYSAAS; translated from the exons atgcaacAAAATCAAGTGAAGAAG GGCACGAAAGAGATGGAGTTTTTCACAGAGTAtggtgatgcaaacagatatAGGATTCTGGAAGTTATTGGTAAAGGAAGCTATGGAGTTGTGTGTGCAGCTATTGATACACATACTGGAGAGAAAGTTGCTATTAAGAAGATTAATGATGTCTTTGAACATATTTCTGATGCGCTTCGTATTCTCCGTGAAGTGAAGCTTCTTCGGCTTTTACGGCATCCTGATATTGTGGAGATCAAAAGCATTATGCTGCCTCCTTCTAAGAGAGAGTTTAAAGATATCTATGTTGTGTTTGAGCTCATGGAATCAGATCTTCATCAAGTTATTAAAGCTAATGATGATTTGACTCGTGAACACCACCAGTTTTTCCTTTATCAGATGCTTCGTGCTTTAAAGTTCATGCATACAG CTAATGTTTATCACCGTGATCTTAAGCCAAAGAATATACTTGCAAACGCAAATTGCAAGTTGAAAGTTTGTGACTTTGGATTGGCTAGAGTAGCGTTTAATGATACTCCTACGACAGTCTTTTGGACG GACTATGTTGCCACAAGATGGTATAGAGCACCTGAGCTCTGTGGATCATTCTTTTCGAAG TACACTCCAGCTATCGACGTTTGGAGCATTGGCTGCATCTTTGCAGAGGTACTAACAGGGAAGCCATTGTTTCCGGGAAAAAGTGTTGTCCATCAGTTGGAGTTGATTACTGATCTTCTTGGCAcaccaaaatcagaaacaattTCTGGA GTTCGTAATGATAAAGCTAGAAAATACTTGACTgaaatgaggaagaaaaatcCTGTCACCTTCTCGCAAAAATTTTCCAAAGCAGATCCATTAGCACTCCGTCTTTTGCAGAGGCTGTTGGCTTTCGATCCAAAGGATCGACCGACTCCTGCAGAG GCATTAGCTGATCCTTACTTCAAGGGTCTTTCTAAGATTGAAAGAGAACCTTCAAGTCAGCAAATCTCGAAAATGGAGTTTGAATTTGAGAGGCGAAGGTTGACAAAGGACGACATTAGAGAACTAATATACAGAGAAATACTGGAGTACCATCCTCAGTTGCTCAAGGACTATATGAGCGGATCTGAGGGGTCTAATTTTGTATATCCTAG CGCCATTGGACATCTTAGACAGCAGTTCACTTACTTAGAGGAAAATAGCAGTAGAAATGGGCCGGTCATACCTCTCGAGAGGAAACACGCATCACTACCGCG GTCTACGGTTCACTCAACTGTAGTCCATTCCACCTCGCAACCCAACTTGGGTGCAACAGATAGTAGACGTGTTTCTTTCGAGCCTTCAAAAAATGGAGCTTCTTCTGCAGGACATCCATCAACTTCCGCGTATCCTACTAAATCCATCGGACCTCCACCAAGAGTTCCACCATCAG GTAGACCAGGTCGTGTTGTGGAATCATCTGTATCTTATGAGAATGGCAGGAACCTCAAAGAAGCTTATTTCAGAAGCGCGGTTTCATCTCCTCATTGCTACTTCCGACCAAACACCATGACAAACCCGGAGAACCGCAACATAGAAGCTTCGTCTTTTCCACCAAAGCCACAAAATCCTGTCCACCAATTCAGTCCCACTGAGCCACCAGCTGCTACAACTAACCAAGCAGACGTTGAGACTATGAACCACCCAAACCCTTACTTTCAACCACAGCTCCCGAAGACAGATCAAttaaacaacaacacacaTATGGCCATTGATGCTAAGCTGTTGCAGGCACAATCACAGTTTGGTCCAGCAGGAGCTGCAGCGGTTGCAGTAGCAGCACACCGGAACATAGGCACAATTAGTTACAGCGCAGCATCATAG
- the FAP3 gene encoding Chalcone-flavanone isomerase family protein (Chalcone-flavanone isomerase family protein; FUNCTIONS IN: chalcone isomerase activity, intramolecular lyase activity; INVOLVED IN: cellular amino acid derivative biosynthetic process, flavonoid biosynthetic process; LOCATED IN: chloroplast stroma, chloroplast; EXPRESSED IN: 20 plant structures; EXPRESSED DURING: 13 growth stages; CONTAINS InterPro DOMAIN/s: Chalcone isomerase, subgroup (InterPro:IPR003466), Chalcone isomerase, 3-layer sandwich (InterPro:IPR016088), Chalcone isomerase (InterPro:IPR016087); BEST Arabidopsis thaliana protein match is: Chalcone-flavanone isomerase family protein (TAIR:AT3G55120.1); Has 396 Blast hits to 396 proteins in 76 species: Archae - 0; Bacteria - 5; Metazoa - 0; Fungi - 2; Plants - 376; Viruses - 0; Other Eukaryotes - 13 (source: NCBI BLink).), whose amino-acid sequence MDGILAAVPSAVCVSLRISCRNLDNAESIYHFPGKSLNRVSVLQTGNYVSRKGNSLLKNRHCGEISRVIVKSAASSVGNAEDYAEETATSVKFKRSVTLPGCSSPLSLLGTGFREKKFAIIGVKVYAAGYYVNESILSGLSAWTGRSADEIQRDSSLFVSIFQAQAEKSLQIVLVRDVDGKTFWDALDEAISPRIKSPSSEDTTALSTFRGIFQNRPLNKGSVILLTWINTSNMLVSVSSGGLPTNVDATIESGNVTSALFDVFFGDSPVSPTLKSSVANQLAMTLV is encoded by the exons ATGGATGGGATTCTTGCAGCTGTTCCATCTGCAGTGTGTGTCTCTCTACGCATTTCTTGTCGGAATCTGGATAATGCTGAATCCATCTATCATTTTCCCGGCAAATCCTTGAATCGAGTTTCAGTGCTTCAAACTGGGAACTACGTCTCTCGTAAAGGCAATTCGTTGCTTAAAAACCGACATTGTGGTGAAATTTCCCGTGTGATCGTAAAATCCGCCGCTTCTTCAG TTGGAAATGCAGAGGACTACGCTGAAGAAACGGCTACAAGTGTAAAGTTTAAGAGATCAGTGACATTACCGGGTTGTTCTAGCCCGTTGTCTTTGCTCGGCACTG GGTTTAGGGAGAAAAAGTTTGCTATCATCGGTGTCAAAGTCTATGCTGCGGGTTATTATGTGAATGAATCTATCTTGAGCGGGTTAAGCGCTTGGACAGGGCGATCTGCTGATGAGATCCAAAGAGATTCATCActgtttgtttccattttccaAG CTCAAGCAGAGAAATCGTTGCAGATTGTTCTTGTGAGAGATGTTGATGGTAAAACCTTCTGGGATGCATTGGATGAAGCCATTTCACCGAGAATCAAATCTCCATCTTCTGAGGATACAACTGCTCTCTCTACATTCCGTGGGATTTTCCAAAACAGACCTCTCAACAAAGGAAGTGTCATACTCTTGACTTGGATCAACACTTCTAATATGCTT GTTTCTGTTTCGTCGGGAGGATTACCAACGAATGTGGATGCAACGATCGAGTCAGGTAATGTTACATCTGCTCTGTTTGATGTGTTCTTTGGGGATTCTCCAGTTTCTCCTACATTGAAATCCTCAGTGGCTAACCAATTAGCCATGACCCTAGTGTAA
- a CDS encoding Peptidase S24/S26A/S26B/S26C family protein (Peptidase S24/S26A/S26B/S26C family protein; FUNCTIONS IN: serine-type peptidase activity, peptidase activity; INVOLVED IN: proteolysis; LOCATED IN: integral to membrane, membrane; EXPRESSED IN: 22 plant structures; EXPRESSED DURING: 13 growth stages; CONTAINS InterPro DOMAIN/s: Peptidase S24/S26A/S26B/S26C, beta-ribbon domain (InterPro:IPR011056), Peptidase S24/S26A/S26B, conserved region (InterPro:IPR019759), Peptidase S24/S26A/S26B/S26C (InterPro:IPR015927), Peptidase S26A, signal peptidase I, conserved site (InterPro:IPR019758), Peptidase S26, conserved region (InterPro:IPR019533), Peptidase S26A, signal peptidase I (InterPro:IPR000223); BEST Arabidopsis thaliana protein match is: Peptidase S24/S26A/S26B/S26C family protein (TAIR:AT1G29960.1); Has 5097 Blast hits to 5089 proteins in 1522 species: Archae - 0; Bacteria - 3881; Metazoa - 248; Fungi - 243; Plants - 276; Viruses - 0; Other Eukaryotes - 449 (source: NCBI BLink).) — protein sequence MRMTFLSYLKQWRGTAKEAFENVSIVAKFLCLLHVTDRYIISTTHVHGPSMLPTLNLTGDVILAEHLSHRFGKIGLGDVVLVRSPRDPKRMVTKRILGLEGDRLTFSADPLVGDASVSVLVPKGHVWIQGDNLYASTDSRHFGPVPYSLIEGKALLRVWPPEYFGSLR from the exons atgagaatGACATTTTTGAGTTATCTGAAGCAATGGCGTGGAACAGCGAAAGAAGCATTCGAGAATGTATCAATCGTCGCCAAGTTTCTCTGTTTGCTTCATGTCACCGATCGATACATAATCTCCACGACCCAC gTTCACGGGCCGAGCATGCTTCCGACGCTTAATCTAACCGGCGATGTAATATTGGCGGAACATTTATCACACCGGTTTGGTAAGATTGGACTCGGTGACGTTGTATTGGTTCGATCTCCTAGAGACCCAAAAAGGATGGTGACAAAGCGAATCTTGGGTTTAGAAGGCGATAGACTCACTTTTTCTGCTGACCCATTGGTCGGTGATGCTTCAGTGAGCGTTTTG GTTCCGAAAGGTCATGTTTGGATTCAGGGAGATAACTTGTATGCTTCAACTGATTCACGTCATTTTGGGCCTGTACCTTACAGTCTCATTGAAGGAAAAGCTCTTCTACGG GTCTGGCCACCAGAATACTTTGGGTCATTGAGATGA
- a CDS encoding Peptidase S24/S26A/S26B/S26C family protein (Peptidase S24/S26A/S26B/S26C family protein; FUNCTIONS IN: serine-type peptidase activity, peptidase activity; INVOLVED IN: proteolysis; LOCATED IN: integral to membrane, membrane; EXPRESSED IN: 22 plant structures; EXPRESSED DURING: 13 growth stages; CONTAINS InterPro DOMAIN/s: Peptidase S24/S26A/S26B/S26C, beta-ribbon domain (InterPro:IPR011056), Peptidase S24/S26A/S26B, conserved region (InterPro:IPR019759), Peptidase S24/S26A/S26B/S26C (InterPro:IPR015927), Peptidase S26A, signal peptidase I, conserved site (InterPro:IPR019758), Peptidase S26, conserved region (InterPro:IPR019533), Peptidase S26A, signal peptidase I (InterPro:IPR000223); BEST Arabidopsis thaliana protein match is: Peptidase S24/S26A/S26B/S26C family protein (TAIR:AT1G29960.1); Has 3355 Blast hits to 3350 proteins in 1043 species: Archae - 0; Bacteria - 2238; Metazoa - 246; Fungi - 222; Plants - 262; Viruses - 0; Other Eukaryotes - 387 (source: NCBI BLink).) produces MLPTLNLTGDVILAEHLSHRFGKIGLGDVVLVRSPRDPKRMVTKRILGLEGDRLTFSADPLVGDASVSVLVPKGHVWIQGDNLYASTDSRHFGPVPYSLIEGKALLRVWPPEYFGSLR; encoded by the exons ATGCTTCCGACGCTTAATCTAACCGGCGATGTAATATTGGCGGAACATTTATCACACCGGTTTGGTAAGATTGGACTCGGTGACGTTGTATTGGTTCGATCTCCTAGAGACCCAAAAAGGATGGTGACAAAGCGAATCTTGGGTTTAGAAGGCGATAGACTCACTTTTTCTGCTGACCCATTGGTCGGTGATGCTTCAGTGAGCGTTTTG GTTCCGAAAGGTCATGTTTGGATTCAGGGAGATAACTTGTATGCTTCAACTGATTCACGTCATTTTGGGCCTGTACCTTACAGTCTCATTGAAGGAAAAGCTCTTCTACGG GTCTGGCCACCAGAATACTTTGGGTCATTGAGATGA
- a CDS encoding HSP20-like chaperones superfamily protein (HSP20-like chaperones superfamily protein; CONTAINS InterPro DOMAIN/s: Heat shock protein Hsp20 (InterPro:IPR002068), HSP20-like chaperone (InterPro:IPR008978); BEST Arabidopsis thaliana protein match is: heat shock protein 17.4 (TAIR:AT3G46230.1); Has 7090 Blast hits to 7089 proteins in 1610 species: Archae - 175; Bacteria - 4287; Metazoa - 66; Fungi - 302; Plants - 1606; Viruses - 0; Other Eukaryotes - 654 (source: NCBI BLink).): MSLIPSIFGGRRTNVFDPFSLDVFDPFEGFLTPSGLANAPAMDVAAFTNAKVDWRETPEAHVFKADLPGLRKEEVKVEVEDGNILQISGERSNENEEKNDKWHRVERSSGKFTRRFRLPENAKMEEIKASMENGVLSVTVPKVPEKKPEVKSIDISG, from the coding sequence ATGTCTCTAATTCCAAGCATCttcggaggaagaagaacaaacgTTTTCGATCCGTTCTCGCTGGATGTTTTCGATCCGTTCGAAGGTTTCTTGACGCCGTCAGGATTGGCAAACGCACCCGCTATGGATGTGGCAGCGTTCACAAACGCTAAAGTGGATTGGAGGGAGACACCTGAGGCGCACGTGTTCAAGGCGGATTTACCGGGACTGAGGAAGGAAGAGGTGAAAGTGGAGGTTGAGGATGGCAACATACTTCAGATAAGTGGAGAGAGGAGCAATGAGaatgaagagaagaatgaCAAGTGGCACCGTGTGGAGCGGTCGAGTGGGAAGTTCACGAGGAGGTTTAGGCTGCCGGAGAATGCTAAGATGGAGGAAATCAAAGCCAGTATGGAAAATGGTGTGTTGTCGGTTACCGTGCCCAAGGTGCCAGAGAAAAAGCCAGAGGTTAAGTCCATTGATATCTCTGGTTAA
- a CDS encoding uncharacterized protein (unknown protein; Has 30201 Blast hits to 17322 proteins in 780 species: Archae - 12; Bacteria - 1396; Metazoa - 17338; Fungi - 3422; Plants - 5037; Viruses - 0; Other Eukaryotes - 2996 (source: NCBI BLink).) produces MGFDLCPQRNKNSIVTRCSDLSKALGFYPYRGDVYL; encoded by the coding sequence ATGGGTTTCGATTTATGCCCGCAACGGAACAAGAACAGCATTGTAACTCGCTGCTCTGATCTCTCAAAGGCACTTGGATTCTACCCTTATCGCGGCGATGTTTATTTATAA
- a CDS encoding uncharacterized protein (unknown protein; FUNCTIONS IN: molecular_function unknown; INVOLVED IN: biological_process unknown; LOCATED IN: endomembrane system; Has 30201 Blast hits to 17322 proteins in 780 species: Archae - 12; Bacteria - 1396; Metazoa - 17338; Fungi - 3422; Plants - 5037; Viruses - 0; Other Eukaryotes - 2996 (source: NCBI BLink).) produces the protein MFVIWPIQMGSFIFILVPNFTRPKFKINLMEQSLYFYDSLHVYFFMSEIRDSALKFIRQFL, from the coding sequence atgTTTGTGATATGGCCGATCCAAATGGGTTCGTTCATCTTTATATTAGTTCCCAATTTCACCCGGCcgaaatttaaaatcaatttaatgGAGCAGTCTCTCTATTTTTATGATTCTCTAcatgtatattttttcatgtcgGAAATCAGAGATTCTGCCCTAAAATTTATTCgtcaatttttgtaa